A genomic window from Lineus longissimus chromosome 17, tnLinLong1.2, whole genome shotgun sequence includes:
- the LOC135500974 gene encoding uncharacterized protein LOC135500974 translates to MENLDSHIKGALSNFRRGFRAELLTAEEREIFRAFCHELDGVAGCVAQKYSPDVYGRAEARKHQLVQSYPMVVDEIRLIHKQILRMMRSNGQRKSLRIARDVPSCVFDQIRGLMTTNSFRTTVRETRTTSTLAITSAEKVVILFNFWGREEGLERNSLLRKTDRQGNKMSILVNESYPFTLKYHSNTKRLFLTSGYEVLNKYGIAQ, encoded by the exons ATGGAGAACTTAGACAGCCATATTAAGGGGGCTCTCTCCAACTTTCGGAGGGGTTTCCGTGCCGAATTGCTGACAGCCGAGGAAAGGGAGATTTTCAGAGCATTCTGCCACGAACTTGATGGTGTTGCAGGGTGCGTGGCTCAAAAGTACAGCCCAGACGTGTATGGCCGGGCGGAGGCGAGGAAGCACCAACTGGTGCAG AGTTATCCTATGGTCGTGGATGAGATCAGGCTCATTCACAAGCAGATCCTCCGCATGATGAGGTCCAATGGTCAACGGAAGAGTCTGCGAATTGCTCG AGATGTACCAAGTTGCGTCTTCGACCAGATCCGGGGCCTGATGACGACAAACTCATTCCGGACCACAGTTAGAGAGACAAGAACCACCTCGACACTTGCCATCACCAGCGCAGAGAAGGTGGTGATCCTTTTTAACTTCTGGGGCAGGGAAGAGGGTTTAGAAAGGAATAGCCTGCTGAGGAAGACGGACCGACAG GGAAATAAGATGAGCATCCTCGTGAAtgagagctaccccttcacccTGAAGTACCATAGCAACACCAAGAGACTCTTCCTCACATCTGGATATGAGGTGTTGAATAAATATGGTATTGCCCAGTAA
- the LOC135501599 gene encoding bromodomain-containing protein 9-like, with amino-acid sequence MATASMMESECLGLLQRVAHYRGGRMNRINIDPSVWFRLPVNKDDAQGYFNLIQHPMDFSTIQGKIKSGQYKDIEDFHTDMLLVRDNCVKYNRDPASQIRADRDTVFGFYTVEYDKLKSRKPAK; translated from the exons A tgGCAACGGCCTCCATGATGGAGTCCGAGTGTCTGGGATTGCTCCAGAGGGTTGCCCACTACAGAGGAGGAAGAATGAATAGAATTAACATTGACCCATCAGTTTGGTTTAGATTACCAG TGAATAAAGATGATGCACAAGGTTACTTCAATTTGATTCAGCACCCAATGGATTTTTCAACCATCCAAGGGAAAATAAAG AGTGGTCAGTATAAAGACATTGAGGACTTTCATACAGACATGCTCCTCGTCAGAGATAATTGTGTGAAGTACAACAGAGATCCAGCAAGTCAGATTCGGGCTGACCGTGACACTGTCTTTGGCTTCTACACTGTGGAGTATGATAAACTGAAGAGCAGGAAACCAGCAAAG TAA